From a single Cnuibacter physcomitrellae genomic region:
- a CDS encoding type II toxin-antitoxin system Phd/YefM family antitoxin, protein MAITASEARSDLFGLIERVNLDQTEIEITSKRGSAVLMSKDEYDALVETTYLLRSPKNARRLLEAMDSARSGDVVEHDLTRE, encoded by the coding sequence ATGGCCATCACGGCGAGCGAGGCGCGCAGCGACCTCTTTGGTCTCATCGAGCGCGTGAACCTCGACCAGACGGAGATCGAGATCACGTCCAAGCGCGGATCGGCGGTGCTCATGTCGAAGGACGAATACGACGCGCTGGTCGAGACGACCTACCTCCTCCGGTCGCCCAAGAACGCTCGACGTCTTCTCGAGGCCATGGACAGCGCACGTTCCGGCGACGTCGTGGAGCACGACCTGACCCGTGAGTGA
- a CDS encoding DNA-directed RNA polymerase subunit beta produces MTDDFRKPVLFGSSAFESFQGGDDPAQISRVAHETANALINRVREAPDEQIVQRLVAFTDEHGIDAIAELWSRSAPRSLPGSLWRLYLLRALIRQDPEQTSFTFTRGTDLLRTIDPVVAGAETPTGPKEVTDLADRILRGVFTGDFAVALDRAAAFCRIMAQGWASLADDAEVLDPQRGSELTTRAARFEEYAGDLAGSARLWRGGSLE; encoded by the coding sequence GTGACAGACGACTTCCGCAAGCCCGTGCTGTTCGGCTCGAGCGCGTTCGAGTCCTTCCAGGGCGGCGACGACCCGGCGCAGATCTCGCGGGTGGCCCACGAGACCGCCAACGCCCTGATCAACCGCGTGCGCGAGGCGCCCGACGAGCAGATCGTCCAGCGGCTCGTCGCCTTCACCGACGAGCACGGCATCGATGCGATCGCCGAGCTGTGGTCGCGCTCGGCGCCCCGGAGCCTGCCCGGGAGCCTGTGGCGGCTCTACCTGCTGCGGGCGCTCATCCGTCAGGACCCGGAGCAGACCAGCTTCACGTTCACCCGCGGGACCGACCTGCTCCGCACGATCGACCCGGTCGTGGCGGGCGCCGAGACGCCGACGGGCCCGAAGGAGGTCACGGACCTCGCCGACCGGATCCTGCGGGGCGTGTTCACCGGCGACTTCGCCGTCGCCCTCGACCGCGCCGCCGCGTTCTGCCGGATCATGGCTCAGGGCTGGGCGTCGCTCGCCGACGACGCCGAGGTGCTCGACCCGCAGCGCGGGAGCGAGCTCACCACTCGCGCCGCTCGGTTCGAGGAGTACGCAGGGGATCTTGCGGGTTCTGCCAGGCTCTGGCGTGGCGGCTCGCTGGAGTGA
- the pstB gene encoding phosphate ABC transporter ATP-binding protein PstB, whose translation MSKRIEVNDLNVYYGDFLAVEGVSMQIEPRTVTAFIGPSGCGKSTFLRTLNRMHEVIPGAHVKGEVLVDGNDLYAAGVDPVLVRRQVGMVFQRPNPFPTMSIRENVLAGVRLNNKRISKSDADDLVERSLRGANLWNEVKDRLALPGSGLSGGQQQRLCIARAIAVSPDVLLMDEPCSALDPISTLAIEDLIEELKQDYTIVIVTHNMQQASRVSDRTAFFNIAGTGKPGKLIEYDVTSTIFSNPGVQATEDYVSGRFG comes from the coding sequence TTGTCGAAGCGAATCGAAGTCAACGACCTCAACGTCTACTACGGTGACTTCCTCGCCGTCGAGGGCGTCTCGATGCAGATCGAGCCCCGCACGGTGACCGCGTTCATCGGCCCCTCCGGCTGTGGGAAGTCCACCTTCCTCCGCACCCTGAACCGGATGCACGAGGTGATCCCGGGCGCCCACGTCAAGGGTGAGGTGCTCGTGGACGGCAACGACCTGTACGCGGCAGGCGTCGACCCCGTGCTGGTCCGCCGCCAGGTGGGCATGGTGTTCCAGCGCCCGAACCCGTTCCCGACCATGTCGATCCGTGAGAACGTCCTCGCCGGGGTGCGCCTGAACAACAAGCGCATCTCGAAGTCGGATGCCGACGACCTCGTGGAGCGCTCGCTCCGCGGCGCCAACCTCTGGAACGAGGTGAAGGACCGCCTCGCGCTCCCCGGCTCGGGTCTCTCGGGCGGCCAGCAGCAGCGTCTCTGCATCGCCCGCGCCATCGCGGTCTCCCCCGACGTGCTTCTCATGGACGAGCCCTGCTCGGCGCTCGACCCCATCTCGACCCTCGCGATCGAGGACCTCATCGAGGAGCTCAAGCAGGACTACACGATCGTCATCGTGACCCACAACATGCAGCAGGCGTCACGCGTCTCGGACCGCACCGCCTTCTTCAACATCGCGGGCACCGGCAAGCCCGGCAAGCTCATCGAGTACGACGTCACCTCGACGATCTTCTCGAACCCGGGCGTCCAGGCGACGGAGGACTACGTCTCCGGCCGCTTCGGATGA